The sequence CGAGCGTGAGCGCAGCCGGAATCAGGCTCGATCCTGGATCGAGTGGGCCGTCAGGTACCCGGGACGCCACTCGATCAATGATCGAGCCCGATCCGGCGGGCCGGCGGGCGGCGGGCCGAGGGCGGCCGGGTGGCCGCGGGGTCAGCGGTCGATCTCGCCCTCGGCGTCGGCGAGGGCGTCGGCATCGATCTGCTCGGCGAACTCGGCCGCCTCGGCACTCTGCGCGGCGATCGCGTCCTTCACCGCCCGGATGGCCACACCCGCCGGGTAGCCCTTGCGGGCCAGCATGCCGACCAGCCGCCGGAACACCGCGTCCGGCTCGCCCCGGGCGGTGCGCAGCTTTCGCTCCACCAGGACGCGGGCGGTCTCCGCCTCGGTGGTCTCGTCCAACTCGCCGAGCGCCTCGCCGGCGGTGTCACCGTCGACGCCGCGCTGTCGCAACTCGTTGGCGAGCGCCCGACGGGCCAGCCCGCGACCGGTGTGCCGACTGGTCACCCAGGCCCGGGCGAAGGCGGCGTCGTCGATGATGCCGACCTCGTCGTACCGGTCCAGGACCCCGGCGGCGGTCTCCTCGGAGATGCCGCGTCGGGCCAGCGCGGTGGCCAGTTCCGCGCGGGTGCGGGGGCGGACCGCCAGCTGCCGCAGGCAGATCTCCCGGGCCAGCTCGGCCTCGTCGCGAGGCGCGACCAAGGTGCCTGTGTCGTCTCCGTTGCCGGTGTCGTCTCCGTTGCCGGTGTCGCGACGGCCTCGGCGGGGACGCGGCGTAGCGTCACCCGTACGAGGCGGGCTGGCATCCCAGCCCCGCCCCGTACGAGCACGTCGTCCTGCCACGGCTTAAGGATCAGAAGTCGACCGGCGGCAACTCCGGGCCGCCGGTGGCGTCGCCGGCGCCGATCCCGACGCCGAGCTTCTCCAGGATCTTCTTCTCGATCTCGGCGGCCACGTCCGGGTTCTCCCGGAGGAACTCGCGGGCCTTCTCCTTGCCCTGGCCGAGCTGGTCACCGTCGTAGGTGTACCACGCGCCGGACTTGCGGATGATCGACTGCTCGACACCGACGTCGATCAGCGAGCCCTCGCGGGAGATGCCCTTGCCGTACATGATGTCGAACTCGGCCTGCTTGAACGGGGATGCAACCTTGTTCTTCACGACCTTCACCCGGGTGCGGTTACCGACCACGTCGGTGCCGTCCTTGAGGCTCTCGATGCGCCGCACGTCGAGCCGGACCGAGGCGTAGAACTTCAACGCCCGACCACCCGTGGTCGTCTCCGGGCTGTTGTGCACCATGACGCCGTCGACGAAGTAGTTGTGATTGCCCTCGACCTCGATGTCGAACCGGTTCATCGAGCGGGTCTTCGGCTTGACCCGGACATCGATGATCCGAGCGGGCACCGGAGTGAGCTCCGTCGGGACGAACTGCGGCTCAACGATGCACTGACCACGGAAGCGCGGAAGCAGCTTGGACTCCATCGCAGCCGGCACGTAGGGAGCAGTCAGCTCCTGGAACCTCGCCGACGACTCAGTGGTAAAGATGATCGACGCCGTACCCCGGGTGCCCCGAGAGGCCAGCTTCACGTCCATGCCGTACGCGTCACGCAGATGCTCCACCAGACGGTCGCGGCTGCCCTCCGCCATCGCCTCGACGCAGATCTCGATTCGGCCGGAACCGCCGGCCGTACGCTCCTGCACGCCCTTGGACCGGAGCGTGAAGCATCCGTCGTCCATGTACCAGACGGCGAGGGCCAACGGGGTCAGCGCCTTGAGGTAGTCCCAGCTGAGGTGCTTCTTGCCGTCGCCCAGGTAGACCGCACGGCGCAACTCGTCCAGCTCAGGCAGCGGAGTGAAGTCGACGAACCCGGCCCCCCGAGCGTCGGTACGCCGGGAGTGGTCGACGTTGCCGAGCAGCGAGACCTTCCAGTCGAGGTAGTCGATCTGCTGTGCACCGTGGCCGAGACGGAAGCGGACACCGGAGCGATCCTGACGGTTCGGCGACAGGGCACCGTCGCCCATCAGCGAGCCGAGCACGACCTGCCACTGCTGCTCACTGAGGCGGCGTGACTCGGCGAGCATTACCCGGTCACCGGCGATCAACTCGCCCGCCTCCCGCCAGCCACCCGGAGTGCGCACCAGGTGGTTGGCGGTGGCGGCGAACTGCGCCCGCCCGTTGCCGCTCGACTTGGCGACGGTGAACTGGAGGAACTGCTCCGCCGGACCGTTGTTGAACCAGTTGGTGATCCGCTTCGGCTCCACCCGGTCGGTATCCGGGTTGTAGGAGAGAACCTCCACGTCCATCCGCTGGTTGACGATCTTGCCGATCTTCTCCTGCGTGCCGTCGGCCAGGGTGACCCGGGTCGAGTACGACATGCAGCCGAACATCACGCCGATCTTCTCGCGGAGCTGGTTGATGAAGATCGCGGTGGTGCCGGTGTTGTTGAGCACACCGGTGATCTTCCGCAGCGCCTGGCTCATCAGCCGGGCCTGCAGGCCGACGTGGCTGTCGCCCATCTCGCCCTCGATCTCGGCGCGCGGCACCAGGGCCGCCACCGAGTCGATCACGATGACGTCGATCGCGCCGGAGCGGACCAGCATGTCGACGATCTCCAGCGCCTGCTCGCCGGTGTCCGGCTGGGAGACCAGCAGGGCGTCGGTGTCGACGCCGAGCGCCTTGGCGTAATCCGGGTCGAGCGCGTGCTCGGCGTCGATGAAGGCGGCGATGCCGCCGGCCCGCTGCGCGTTGGCCACGGCGTGCAGCGCGACCGTGGTGTTGTGGGAGAGCATTCCGTTGGCAAGGAAGCTATGCGTTCCCGGAAGCATCACATCGAAGGTGGGTTGGCTGCCCGCGTCAGCGGCCTCGACGACTTCCTCGTAGGTGTAGGAGGAGGTGGCCAGGTGCTTGAGATGCGTCACGATCGCCTGGCCCGACACCGACAGGCGCTCCCAGCGCCGTTCGCCCCACTCAACGATCTTCGCCAGACGACTACGGGAGCAGGCCAACTCGATGTCCGCGCGGAAAAGATCTCCGGCGGCCCGGTCGAATGCCCGATCACCACCACAGTCGTCGCGCAGGTCTCGGATGAGGCCGCTCAGGTGAGGGATGTTTTCGAACTGGGCATCCCGCTCGCTGATGCGGAAACAACGCTCGACCTGCGCACCACGCCGGGCCGAGCGGAACCCGACCTCGCTGACGAACCGGTGCGCCACCGACGGGTTGACCGTCACGGTCCAGTAGTTGCGCTCGTACTTCTCATTCCACTTCGAGGAGACGGTGTTCGGAATGCTGAGCCCGTAGAGCAGCAGCTGGACCTCGCGGGCCAGTTGCTCGGACGCGGTGCCGAGCCCGATGGTCGAACTTTCGTCGA is a genomic window of Micromonospora tarapacensis containing:
- a CDS encoding regulatory protein RecX, with product MAGRRARTGRGWDASPPRTGDATPRPRRGRRDTGNGDDTGNGDDTGTLVAPRDEAELAREICLRQLAVRPRTRAELATALARRGISEETAAGVLDRYDEVGIIDDAAFARAWVTSRHTGRGLARRALANELRQRGVDGDTAGEALGELDETTEAETARVLVERKLRTARGEPDAVFRRLVGMLARKGYPAGVAIRAVKDAIAAQSAEAAEFAEQIDADALADAEGEIDR